TGACCCTCAACGTGTAATCGTTGAAGATATGAATCATAGCAAAGAAGAGGAGCGGTTTTACTGTATTGGCCGTGTCGGCAGGGGCATTATGACTGTTAGGTTTACATACAGAGGCAATGGTGTAGGGTTTGACGAAATTAGGAACAACTGGTAAGTTAGTCCTCCGGAAGGAGGAAGCAGATGGCAAGAAAGAAATGGAGCGCAGAAGAGAAGCAGAAAATGGTATTGGCAGGCTTGAGGAATGAGGCGTCAGTAGCAGA
Above is a genomic segment from Nitrospirota bacterium containing:
- a CDS encoding BrnT family toxin, whose protein sequence is MGEARFEWDDEKDRDNQAKHDVSFSMAQRAFLDPQRVIVEDMNHSKEEERFYCIGRVGRGIMTVRFTYRGNGVGFDEIRNNW